The DNA sequence TGATCCCCCTGATCGGCTTCGCCGCCATCTCCATCGACATCGCCTCCGTCCACTCCGAACGGCAGCAGCTCCAGACGGGCGCCGACGCCGCAGCCCTGGCGATCGCCCAGGACTGTGCGCGTGGCAACTGCCGCACCCCGCGCGACACTGCGCAGCAGTTCCTCACCGCCAACACCATCGACGCGGAGGCGACCGCCGGCGTGGTACCGGTCCCCACACCGTCCTCGGGGCGGGTGTCCGTGACGGGCTCGGGGATCCGCGAGCACTGGTTCGCCCCCGTCCTCGGCATCAACGAGACGGCGATCGCGGCGACGGCCACGACGGGGTGGGGCGCCCCCACCGGCGGCAGGGCGGTACTCCCCCTGACCTTCTCCCTCTGTGACTTCCGGGCGCAGACCGGCGGCGGGATGCCGTCCGGAACCGTGCGACGCACCATCTACGCCTCCAAAACCGCCGGCGCCAACGGCTGCACGGGCCCCTCCGGCAATCACGTGCCGGGCGGATTCGGGTGGCTGGCGGCGAACTCCGGAAGGTGCAGTGTGGCCAACCGGATCAACGAGGTCCTCTGGAGCGACCCCGGCAACTCGGTCCCCAACGCCTGTACCGACGCCGACCTCATCGCGCTGCGCAACGCGACCGTGCTCATCCCGGTCTTCGATGAGTCCGGGGATTCCGGCAGCAACGCCTGGTACCGCGTGTACGGATACGCCGCCTTCCGGATTACCGGCTACCGCTTCTCCGGTCGCGAATGGAACTCCAGCTGCCGTGGCAACGAACGCTGCATCGAGGGGTACTTCACCCGCTTCGTGGATCTGTCCGACGACTTCGACTACGGGCCGACCGCCCCCGACATGGGCGCCTCCGTGGTGGCCCTGCTCCCCCGATAGGTAAGTGAGTCCCCTGTGAACCGTCGCACCGTGGCCATCGTCGCCGCAGTCCTCCTCGCGGTGCTCGGCGCCGTGGTGTTGATCAGCTATGTCAACAACGCCGATCAACGAGCGATGGCAGACATGGAACCGGTCGCGGTGCTCGTGGCCACCGGTCCGATCGCCGAGGGCACCCCGGCCGAGGCCCTGGGTGAGCTCATCGCCCCCGAGGACATCCCCGCGGCGGCGGTGGGCCCCGGAGCCGTGACAGACCTCGCGGAACTCGACGGACTGGTGGCCGTGACCACTCTGCAGCCGGGCGAGCAGATCCTCGCCGGCCGCTTCGCCGACCCGGCCTCGATCCTGAGACCCGGCGAGATCCCGGCCCCGCCGGACCTCCACCAGGTCTCGATCCCCCTCGCCGCGCCGAGAGTCCTGGGCGGGACCCTGACCCCGGGAGCGACCGTCGGGGTGTTCATCTCCAAGGGCAATCCCCAGAGCGAGACCCACCTCGTCCTCCACAAGATCCTCGTACTGCGGGTGCAGGGCGGGATCGCCCCACCGTCCGATGCCGAGTCGGATGCGGACCCCGCCGCCGCGGCGATGCCCGACGGCGGGATGATCGTCACCCTCGCGGTCAACGCGCGCGACGCGGAGACCATCGTGTTCGGTGCCGAGCACGGGACGATCTGGCTGTCCGTCGAAGGACCCGAAGTGCCTCAGGAAGGGACTCGCATCGTGACTCCAGGGAACGTGTACCAATGAGCCGCCTCGCAGTGCTGACCGAGTCCGCCGATCTCCGCGACCGTATCCGGTCCGTGGTGGGGGATCATCTCGTGGACCTCCCCCTCGGTCCGCTCCCGTCCGACCCCGCGCGGGTGCTCGCCATGACGCAAGGCGCGCAGCCACTGTCGGTGGTCGTCCTCGATGCCGGCCCCCACGACCAGACCACTGCACTCGAGGTGGCCTCCGGACTCCGCACTGACGACACAGGTATCTCGGTGGTGCTGGTCAGTGACCGGCCCGAAGAAGTCGGTTTCGCGGCCATGCGGGCCGGCGTCTGCGACATCGTGCACCCCGATGCCGATCCGGGCGAGCTCGGATGGGTCCTCGAACGCGCCCGCCGAAGCGCCGTAACCCGCCAAGCCGGGAACGGTGTCGGACCCGGAAGCGGGGTCAACGGATCCCAGACCCCGCCCGGTCGGGTCATCAGTGTGGCCTCGCCCAAAGGTGGCGTCGGCAAGACCACCGTCG is a window from the Dietzia sp. JS16-p6b genome containing:
- a CDS encoding pilus assembly protein TadG-related protein, which gives rise to MQRLKDDRGAVSVMVALLMIPLIGFAAISIDIASVHSERQQLQTGADAAALAIAQDCARGNCRTPRDTAQQFLTANTIDAEATAGVVPVPTPSSGRVSVTGSGIREHWFAPVLGINETAIAATATTGWGAPTGGRAVLPLTFSLCDFRAQTGGGMPSGTVRRTIYASKTAGANGCTGPSGNHVPGGFGWLAANSGRCSVANRINEVLWSDPGNSVPNACTDADLIALRNATVLIPVFDESGDSGSNAWYRVYGYAAFRITGYRFSGREWNSSCRGNERCIEGYFTRFVDLSDDFDYGPTAPDMGASVVALLPR
- the cpaB gene encoding Flp pilus assembly protein CpaB, with protein sequence MNRRTVAIVAAVLLAVLGAVVLISYVNNADQRAMADMEPVAVLVATGPIAEGTPAEALGELIAPEDIPAAAVGPGAVTDLAELDGLVAVTTLQPGEQILAGRFADPASILRPGEIPAPPDLHQVSIPLAAPRVLGGTLTPGATVGVFISKGNPQSETHLVLHKILVLRVQGGIAPPSDAESDADPAAAAMPDGGMIVTLAVNARDAETIVFGAEHGTIWLSVEGPEVPQEGTRIVTPGNVYQ